The window TCGCTGGAAGACTTAGAGTACGCCGCGTCCGTCGTCGGAGCAGTCCGTGAGGCAGTCGGTGACCGGTGTGACATCTTGGTCGGTACCCACGGTCAGATGTACACCCAGACGGCAATCCGATTCGCCGAACGAATCGAGAAGTACGACCCGCTGTGGTTCGAAGAGCCAGTCCCGCCGGAGAACGTGAACGAAATGGCGAAAGTCGCCGACGCGACGAACATCCCGATAGCGACGGGCGAACGCCTACTGACCAAACACCAAGTCGAAAACGTCCTACAGGCGGACGCCGCCCAAATCATCCAACCAAACGTCGGGATGAACGGCATCCTCGAATCGAAGAAGATCGCGGGCATGTGCGAGAGTCAGTACGCACAAATCGCGCCGTGGATGTACTGTGGCCCGGTCGCTGGCGCGGCGAACCTCCAGCTCGGCGCGTGCAGTCCGAACTTCCTCCTGCAAGAGGGTATCGAACAATGGGGTGGATTCCAGGCAGAGATACTCGAAGAACCAATCGAGTGGAAGGACGGCTACGTCCGGCCACCGACCGGCCCCGGGCTCGGAATCGAAGTCGACGAGTCCGTCCTGAAAGAACACGCTCACAACCAGCTCCCCGCACCGGGTGACCGCCACCACTATCAACACCACGAGAAACCGTAGCGGCGGGTTCTTCAATTCGACTCCTTTCGTGGACGAACTTCATCGCGAAATTCTCCTGTACTACACGGCTTATAAACTGAACTGTATTTGTGTCTGTATGGCCGCCTCCCAATTAGTGTACGGACTACTCGCAATGTTCTTCTGGGGAGCCTGGAGTATCCTTGCATCCCACGCCGTATCGTACTCCTCAACGGGAAGAGTGGTCGTATTCACGTACTTCGTCGGTCTCCTCACGATAGGTGCGCTTCGTTTCGGCGAACTCTCTCAAACTGGGTTCTCGACGCCAGCCATCCTCCTGAGCGCCGGGTCAGGACTGATGATGAGTCTCGGCACGCTCGCATTCTATCGTGGTCTCGATGGCGGCGGTCTATCCATCGTTCCGGCACTGAGCGGCCTCTACTTTGTCGTTTCTGCAGTCTACGGAGTCGTCGCCCTCGGAGAACCACTCGACGC is drawn from Halorussus halophilus and contains these coding sequences:
- a CDS encoding mandelate racemase/muconate lactonizing enzyme family protein, giving the protein MAIAEVDTYVVGTPPPHKGGQNWVFVKLTADDGTVGFGECNWTEYRAHTLVQLIEDLEEEFIIGTDPFEIEDLRARLYRGSHFLHVPGPLHAQVVGAIEMACWDIAGKQVGKPVYKLLGGKLNDELRSYTYLHWGWNPPESPEKAAEVAAEYVEKGFTALKFEPLYPQDGPRDYSLEDLEYAASVVGAVREAVGDRCDILVGTHGQMYTQTAIRFAERIEKYDPLWFEEPVPPENVNEMAKVADATNIPIATGERLLTKHQVENVLQADAAQIIQPNVGMNGILESKKIAGMCESQYAQIAPWMYCGPVAGAANLQLGACSPNFLLQEGIEQWGGFQAEILEEPIEWKDGYVRPPTGPGLGIEVDESVLKEHAHNQLPAPGDRHHYQHHEKP
- a CDS encoding EamA family transporter, whose amino-acid sequence is MAASQLVYGLLAMFFWGAWSILASHAVSYSSTGRVVVFTYFVGLLTIGALRFGELSQTGFSTPAILLSAGSGLMMSLGTLAFYRGLDGGGLSIVPALSGLYFVVSAVYGVVALGEPLDASKVAGLVFAGIAVTLLAK